Below is a window of Lytechinus variegatus isolate NC3 chromosome 4, Lvar_3.0, whole genome shotgun sequence DNA.
gattcccccaacatggtctaagttcattgaccctaaatgacctttgaccttggtcatgtgacatgaaactcgagcaggatgttcagtaatctttgatcaaccttatggccaagtttcatgaactagatctatattctttttaagttatgatgtcatttcaaaaagttaacattaggttaagatttgatgttgacgccaccgctgccgccggaaaagcggcgcctatagtctcactctgctatgcaggtgagacaaaaacgataGATCAAACTTCACCAAAAAGGAGCGCATACGCCCAAGCATGCCATGCAGTGCCCTATTGAAATCAGTGATTTTATCTAGACTCGATTCATGGCCAATCACTGAAAATGCTCTTTTTTTCAACAACTGAATACAAGTTTACCACacttacatatacatgtatgtagatgaCGAAGTAAAATATTATTGGCTTTCCAAAATATAAATGAGTGGAGTAGCACAAATTGTTATCAGCTAGCTGTGTCCCTGACCAATTCCTGTATTTGTTTATAGAATGATTCCTTTCATCATTAATtcctattttcatttaaatcaaatgtCACACATAAGTATATTGATaagcaactacatgtacataagctACAGTAGTAGCTGTAACTTGTACTGAATATCATATTCTCTCTGTTAATAATTGAAAGGAAATGTGAAGCCTTTCAAACTGGAAGTATAGTTTTGCAACTACACTTGATATAACTCTCTgtatatgtaatataaaatggaaGAAGCCTTTTAGCTTTAACATCAGGAATATGGCATGACATTCCTGCAAGACTTCTACACACAACTcacaattatattttcaatataaaggACACAAGTTCTTTGAATGATTTATTAATAAGAAGCAATGCTGGGTCAATATAAAAAGACATAAATGTTCAGTTTATGTACATATTATGCTTCAGCCAAGGACTATAATgcaattaaaatattgtttcGTATATAAAGCAGATCATGCATAAAATATGctgcagatacatgtacattatacacTACATGTGATTGCAATTAGTGTCAATGCCAACACTGTGTAATCTAGGAATCTCTTGATAGCCAGGAATAGATCCATTCTAATATCATATATCCCAACTAAAGCATAGGGTATCAAAGGAAATGGTAATGAATGCACTGATATAAGTAGGCCATAATTAGTATACAGTAATTATGAGAACAATGTAGGACATACATTGGTCCTCATCTTCTAGAACTTGATGAATCATGTGTTTCATCAAACCTCAATGACgatgtattatttcaattataaCACATATATGCATTAACTTAATTAGCTTAATTAAGTACAAACTCtatcattatcaaaattcatttataatattcataattatattgcaACTTTATTATTTCAGAAAGGattatttacatttaaaaaaaaacaacccttCTTAAGTCCCATCAAATCATTAAATTACATGTTAGactaaaattaatttgaaatatcataatagGAAGTGAtctacaaaatgtatgaaaaatcttATGTATTCCTTTAAAATGTCTAGATAGGAACATGAACTATTGAACCCCAAATAAccaccccctcaaaaaaagggaaattcttaaaaatatgtttaagaGTGACAAAGATTCTAGCTTCGGTCATACTgattttttcaaacataaaaTATCATTTCTCTCTGAATTTACAGTTCTACCACAAGGGATATCACTATTGCAAAGACAAAgatttcaatcaaaatcattcatttgaaAAGCAAATCATAATGCTGTCAGAAACACTGGGGAAAAGAACATCTGTTGATATCAAAGACAGCCAATTTTATTTGTTCTACTGTGGGCCACAAAGCAAGCGTGTgatgaatttattgatttttatttgtccCCACTTTTGAGCTTGACACATTTCAAGCACAAATGAGGCAATCTACATaggttgtacatgtatgctaacgATTAATGGAAGCCTGCAAATACATGCAATCcaatttacaaaattacaaatttgtataaaattaaatattcaaCCAAGCATCACTTTCATGCGTGAAACATGACACCCCAATCATGTCAACAACCAACTTTTAGTACCACTCTCGTCTTGGCCACAATAAATTATACTGTATGCAAAAATCACATACATACATTAAAAACAGTGTCATCATTATGATCTACAGATCTACTTTCTAAGACAtgaaaattcttcaaaaaatcAGGACTGCCACCTAAATAGGACTGAAAGCCTGTTAAATGAGCCAATCAAAATCTTTTGAAGGCAAATTACTTCCGCATcatcattcatacatgtagggaTCGGATAGTGTGTGGTGTATTGAGTGTGTGCATTTGGTTTTGATGGGGTGGGGGGTAAGCCTCTTGTGCCATGTAAAAAGAATTACACATTATACAAAATTTTGCATCAAAAAGAGGTTCACAAAATAGCTTTGGGAGAACCATTGAAATTCCACCACTTCAGATTGCAAACATGCGGACAAGAATCAAGCTTGAGGATAACATAATTGCTATGTATTCAAGAGCCCACAAACTTTGATACCAATAGAAATCTACCCAATTATATCCACTAGATCAATagtgtacacatacatgtacatgtcaaaaGAGTATCTTTATAAAGAATAAGTTCACCCTGtgaacatgtaaatgtacactATAGTGTATATATAAGGAAGTCTTACTAAAGGTAAATTTACATGTTAACATGCATCAAATGATTCCATGTACCAAATCCATTGGGTCTATTTTACCTTATTCTAGTGGCcatcaatttcaattattcTCTTCCGTACTAATACATGCAATGGTTTTGTATTGAACATTGTCTTTTTCTGTTCAGGAACACAATCATATGTTCAAACACAACTTCACATAATATTAGTCTATTCCAAGCAATATGCAGGCCACATAATACGTATCTGTATCTACAGGGCCTTTGTAATCACTTTCTATGGGAGGAAAAACCTGAAGCCCAgtgcttaaaggagaatgaaaccattggaacaagatagcttgtgtgaaaacagaaaaatcaaagaaacagatcaacaaaagtttgagaaaaatcagacaaataatgagaaagttatgagcatctgaacattgcaatcactaatgttctggagatagcaaattggcaatgtgacaaagatgtgtgatgtcactgatgaacaactctcctcattactttagtatatatttcacttgaattgcctcttttatcacatctatccatagatcatgtgttctttctacatgagggcatgtaatacatattttttaaaaatacatcatggaaaaagaatttgtatcatcataagaaaaagcaaaaagagacattttgagggtattttatagtccaccaaaaggaaagttgttcatcagtgacatcacacatccttgtcgcattgccaatgggaggatctccatagcattagtgattgcaatatttaaatgctcataactttctcatttattgtccgatttttctcaaactttctttattcttattctttgatttttctgtttctacacaagcctatttgttccaaaggtttcattcccctttaaaccactTGACTATAACATTTGTTCTGTCAAGAATACATTTGACGACCTCaaataaagatacatgtatgatgtgatTCACCACATTCactttgaaatatcaatcaCTATGTGTATAATAATGAAAGGCATTGGACATCAAATAATCACCAGATTTATCATCACAAACAAACCACCATCAAAAATATCTCTGAAAATCTGACAGACAAAATCACAAACCTTGATATAAATAGTTTTAACTGACAAGAATACCCCATACTTGGGCAAAAATGCaacacccccctcccctcccgcTCCCTCCCTCCGGAGTTGTTATAAATTACACAACATCTattaaaagaaagtaaaaagataagaaaaaggtAGTCTTTGGTGTTGTTTGTGTCTATAGTGTTTGGTAATTCTTATCCTGTCTTGACTGATAGAATTTAAATCCGCAAAATCCAATACCAAGAACCGCTACAGCCAAGATGATACCGCCAACGAAACTACCGGCACTAAAACCTTTTCTGCTACCGCTATCCGCTGCCTTGTCGGTGGTACCAGCAGCAGGGCTCTCTGTCGGTGAATCAGTCATGGGTGCTTTGGTGGTCGGTGCCTCGGTTGACGATTTGTCAGGTGCTGGTGCTTCGGTATTGGGTTTTGTGGTTGTGGAGTCGTTGGCAGCGGCTGTGTCAGGTTCCTTCGCTGTTGTCATATTTTCGGTAGGTCCCACTGTGCATTGGAATGAGAGATTCAAGAAATTCAAAGTTCAACGTTTGTCTTTATTTTATCCATATCACAAGTTTGTTTCGTTCACAACTTACGAgtcaataaaaatatcaaaataccatatcaaacatttatgattacataaaaaataatatacaatgaATGTGAATACACATTACATAATGGCTAAATGTACAAATGTATAAAGCCTCcatttgatttacatgtaagatGACGAAATTTCATACTTGAGATTCAGTAGAAATGCAAGACTTACTTAGTATAGAAATATTAACTAGTAATAATTATTTAAGGAAAACAATTTTAGCATTTCATTCAAACAACAAATGCATGCATGcagtattaaaggacaagtccaccccaacaaaaacttgatttgaatgaaaagagaaaaattcaacaagcataacactgaaaatttcatcaaaatcggatgtaaaataagaaagttatatgacattttaaagtttcgcttatttttaacaaaacatttatatgaacgagccagttacatccaaatgagagagtcgatgtcactcactcactttttcttttgttttttattgtttgatataagaaatattttgattttctcgtcattgtcatgtgaaatgaagtttcattcctccctgaacacgtggaattccattattttaacattttgtgcttcaggcaaggaggtcctaatcatcaaattcgtaaaaactgaaatattgtataattcaaacaataaaaaacaaaagaaatagtgagtgagtgacatcatcgactctctcatttggatgtaactggctcgttcatataactattttgttaaaaataagagaaactttgaaatgtcataactttcttattttacatcggattttgatgaaatcttcagcattgtgcttgtctgatttttctctattgattcaaatcaacattattctgaggtggacttgaactttaacatattaattttaaaaaaaaggttgaaatcagatgtgtttatttattcttttttttaattatcacaAGAAAATAGGAGAAAAGTGAACAaccatttcaaaatataatattgactTACATGTATGGAGCTTGAAAGTACCATCAACTATGGAGATGGCAAGATAATTCATCTTACCAATAACGTTCAAATGTCAACATGTTGAGTTAACTTATCTTGCCAATTTGACATAAATATGTGAACATGTCGTGATGATGTATCTCGCCTTGTTgacataaacttttaaaatgtaaaaagtgggatttaattttacatgtactgtatatccACAGCATGCATGCACCACATCCAGTCCGCAATGCGGCTGTCTACAGATGAACATTCACATACACGCATGCTGTGGACATAAAATTGGGCTACGCATCTCGCCATGTTGAAAGACAACttctcatacatgtatctcaacttGACAATAGCGTATTTCGCCAAGTtgacatacattttatatatgtTGACTTGGTGGGATAAATGACATATCTTGCCATCTCGAAATCGAAACGTAGCACAATACAGCTTCCATGCGTATGGCAATGTTGGAGTCAATTATCAAGTCAAAGTGTAAGTTGAAGGTAAACATCAGAGACTAAAGCCCTATTCTGAAGTCGAGTTTAATTTAAAacctgtacatgtaaattatgcTCATACATTGACTTTGAACATGGACCGTAAGAAAGAGATCAAAGGAAAGTGATCATCCTTTGATCTCAAAATACCCcgaacaagtacatgtattttggcgTATTCTACCCCACCCTACATATTgcaacaaataattattttcataatctagTATGATAATCCTTTGTAAACATAAAGAGTTCAAATGAGTTCAACCTGAACTTACAAGTACAGTGaacataacaaaatatgaattttccTACCTTCTGGTGTGGTCATATTGAGTGTAGTTGCATCACTAGGTGCTTCTGTTGGAGTTTGAGCAGAGCATGTAACTACTgtataaagggaaaaaagagaatgTAGATTACATAATACAGTATATAAAAATTGATCATTGACCAATATGAAATTACAGTAATATTTAATTTGCTAGCATTCATACAAATCAATAGATATTGCACTTggcatttgaaaagcaaatAGTGTTCCATATGAAGTCGAgaacaatatcattatcattattattattttttttgcgtcacctgtgcctgggtgGCAagaagcgaactgaatcactgtgacccgcaggtctctcctcccaatATAACAGGAGATATGTTTACACACAATgtactggcttcagtcatctgcctggggtggactcgaaccgcGATCTTTGGTTCGAAAGGCAGAcgctttaccgactgagccaacttcgctctcacatacatgtacaaattatactatttttttcatatcccAGACAAAGAGAGGGGTTCCGCATCATTACAAAAaacggtagggaaagagggccgaatttcgctcacaagattggggaaaaaaatcgaaaaaaaaaaaaaacaacaattgaaatcgaaaatggtgaacggtagcgagcggtgatgatttttctctctccgctccacgaccgctccaacaacgctcgggcggtgtgaccatgcctttacagGAAACTAATGCATTTAATGTCTTAATATCCATGCAATCAgacaagtgatgaaaaaatttttACAGTTCAATATCTAGTATTAAGATCAAATTATGTTTTCTGTTTAATACGCACTCTTTTCTTCTCATTCCTTCCACTATCTTGGAAAACAAGATATATCAGGGGGCTCCTTTCCTAAGCCTTATCCACCACTcccaataataaataaataataataatattaataacaaaatgaaatttagaaTTAAGATCATCTCTTTAGTTTTGTCATGTTGCTACAGtgtgtaaatgtacatgtacatacatgtagctctataACCACATAATTGCCATTATATCTCAGACTCtttgaatcatattttcattctgCTGCAAATCTAGGTGCTCTGTTCAAGCCACTTTGAAACAATGAACGAAACCGATGACTATTTCTATTATAACAAATGCATGATTACGAATGTTAcagttactgtacatactaAAGTCAAAacatgaagaaagaaaagaatagaTCTGGGCATAAATGTATCAATTTATGAACTTTTGTGTACGTTACAAATGCACAGTACGTGACAAAGGACTCCTTTTTCGCTTTTCCTCAATCAGGAGAATCCGTTCCATGAGGAGAGTGTCATGTGATATCAAGTGCATGAAATACACAAATGAAGGGTAGAAATATAACACTGTACGTCATGAAGCACAATGACTGACACATCGAAAATTACCATCTAGGAAATTAAACTGGCAACCTGTCAAAATTGGATATCCAGGCATTTACAAGTGTATATTTGCATTAAGGAGTATTATAATGCTCATCATATTCATCTGCACACCAGACGTCATACTGCAGGCCtacattttatgtattgtaCATATAAATGATTTGCTTTCACAGAGTagttcttttaaatattttgtttaaagttctcagaaaatattatttattaaaggtcaagtccacctcagaaaaatgttgatttgaatcaatagagaaaaatcaaacaagcacaatgctgaaaatttcatcaaaatcggatgtaaaataagaaagttatgacatttcaaagtttcgcttatttttaacaaaatagttacatgaacgagccagttacatccaaatgagagagttgatgatgtcactcactcactatttcttttgttttttattgtttgaattatacaatatttcaagttttacgaATTCGAccattaggacctccttgcctgaagcacaaaatgttaaaataatggaattccacgtgttcagggaggaatgaaacttcatttcacatgacaatgccgagaaaatcaaaatatttcatatttcaaacaataaaagacaaaagaaaaagtgagtgaatgacatcatcgactctctcatttggatgaagctggctcgttcatataactgtttttgtgaaatgaagcgaaattttgaattatcataactttcttattttacatccgattttgatgaaattttcagtgttatgcttgttgaatttttctctttttattcaaatcaaggttttgttggggtggacttgtcctttaatagcaATTGACTCAAATTGCATGTATGGACTCACTCTACACACctataggtacatgtaaatcacaatCCCCAATAGATGTGCACTGTCCATCACTCGATATGTTTAACTCATAGACTACCGGCTCCTCTTTTCATCAGCTCTAGGCATCACATTCAC
It encodes the following:
- the LOC121413889 gene encoding porimin-like isoform X2, with the translated sequence MGLRYLIFVSSLMLFLVTCSAQTPTEAPSDATTLNMTTPEVGPTENMTTAKEPDTAAANDSTTTKPNTEAPAPDKSSTEAPTTKAPMTDSPTESPAAGTTDKAADSGSRKGFSAGSFVGGIILAVAVLGIGFCGFKFYQSRQDKNYQTL
- the LOC121413889 gene encoding classical arabinogalactan protein 2-like isoform X1, translating into MGLRYLIFVSSLMLFLVVTCSAQTPTEAPSDATTLNMTTPEVGPTENMTTAKEPDTAAANDSTTTKPNTEAPAPDKSSTEAPTTKAPMTDSPTESPAAGTTDKAADSGSRKGFSAGSFVGGIILAVAVLGIGFCGFKFYQSRQDKNYQTL